The sequence TCCACCGCACACCAAGCTAAAATTGTGCTCCAAATCGCAATGGCTTTTTGATGCGGGATATCGCCAACCGGCAGAATAGCGGCGGCTTCCCCGATCCACGCAGGAAGATCGTCTATTTCTTGATGCAAGGTTGCCAGCCGCATCGCGGCAAAGAGCTGTACGACGAAAATTTGTTCGGCGGCATCGCGGTCTCCAATCCACTTCTCCTCCGGCATCAAGCCGGCAGATTTTCCTGCGCCACTCGAAACATAGCGCTGGCTTTCAGCCAGCAGAATCCCGGCGCGGTGCATGGCCGTATCCACTACAGACAGGATGCGGGCCTTGGTTGCAGTGCTTTCAGGTGCAGCCGCACAATCGGCCAGGGCCTCAGCCAGTGCGGGATCCACCACTGCCCGCAAAGCATCGTGCACCGGCTTGAGCTGGAGCTCCCGCAAAGCGTCTTCTAAGCTGGAAACACCACGTCCGGCCAGCGTGTCGCACAAGAGTCCCCAGGGATGCGTACCGTCATCTCTTAAATCGCGCCACTCCAGAAACACGTGGCACTGATAGGCGTGCAACTCGACACATAATCCCCGCTCGACAAGATCGCGGGCACGCTGTAAGTAGGCGAGCCCGGTAAGCGCATCGCGATAGGTCACAAGCATGGAGTGGTCCGTCGAGAGTGCAAAAGACTCACCCAGCGTTCGTTGCCGCAGATGACTGCCGCCATGCGACTTCTCGGCATAGGCACAGGACGAGCGAATCCAGCCACGGGTATTGGCGTAGCGGTTGTGATAAACCACCAGCACGCGCTCCTCGCCTTCGCGGTTGGAATAGGCAAACACATTTTCGTTAACGTGACCGTCGTCAGTGAAGAAGTCGTAAAGCAGGAACTCGTGCACCTCGGCGAAAAGGTGCCGCCGATGCAGCAGAGGTACGATTTCCCTTTCGTGCCGCGACACCAGCCACGGGTCGGGTTTCTCGTCGTAGTAAGCGCGGCGGTACTCCATGCCATATCTTTCGCTGTATCCCTCAATCTGGCCATGCCCGAACATGGGTAGCCCCGGTAAGGTCACCATCATGGTGCAGATACCGAAGTACTTGTCGCCTTTCCCGAATTGGTCCACGGCTGTGCGTTCATCGGGGTTGTTCATGAAGTTGACGTAACGCTTAAGAACGTCGGGATCAAACGTCAGCGTATTTTTGATCACCGTGCGGTAATTGGAATTTTCCTCGTCGCGCAGCATGTTCATGAAGGCGCTGTTGTAGACGCGGTGCATCCCCAGCGTTCGGACAAAATAGCCTTCCATGAACCAGAAGGCCTCAGCCAGCAGCAAAGTGTCCGGGACCTCGGCGGCTACGCGGTCTACAACTTCTCTCCAGAACTCCACAGGCATGGCGGCGTCAAAGGCGGCTTTGGTCAATCCATGTTCGGCACGGGAAGGAATCGCTCCGCCCGTTCCCGGTTCGGGAAACCACAGCCGCTGGTAGTGGCGCTTGGCCAGGGTCATGGCCGCGTCGAAGCGGATAATGGGAAACATCCGCGCGACGTGCAAGATGGTCTGGATCACCGCCTCACGAACCTCCGCATTCAGGTAATTCAACTGGGCTGTGTCGTTCCAGGGGAAGCTGGTGCCATCGTTTCCGTGGTAGATGTACTGTGTATTTCCCGTCCAGCGGTCTACGCGCCGAAAGACAACGGCGGCGTCGCTGCGATTGAAGTAATGATCTTCAACCTTGATCTCCACGCGGCCATCACTCGAGAGATCGGGCCCATTGAAGCTGTAAGAAGGGAACGGACTGTAGGGCAGCGAGAGAAACCAATCCGGATGCTCGATCACCCACCGCGAATCAATCCCCATATGGTTCGGCACCATATCGCTGGCGAGGCGAATGCCCCGCGCCCACGCCCGGTTCCGCAGATTGACGTAGGCGGCCTCTCCGCCCAGGTCTTCGGCAATGTTGTATTCGCGCAGCGAATAAGCCGATGCCACGGCTTCAGGATTGCCACAGAGCTGCTTGATGCGTTGCGATGCCTGGCTGCGCTCCCAGACTCCGATGAGCCAAAGGCCGTTGAATCCGCGGCGCGCAAGCAAATCCAGCTCCTCGTCAGGAATCTGGTCGAGTTTGTGCACATGGCGTTTATGGGCTTTGGAGATCTGGTCGAGCCACACATAAGCGCTCTTGGCCATCATCACCGTGCGCGGCATCCAGTGCTGGTCAGGACTGAAGCGCTCGTATTCTTGCTCAGCGCCGCGAAAATGCGGGATCGCGGCCGCGCTCGAATCGCCAAAGGTTGGCCCGCCGCCGAAGTGCTGCTGGTCAGGAGGATGAAAGCGCATCCAGATCGCCAGCTCTTCTTCTTTCAGCACATCGAGCGCCGTCAGCATTTTTTGTATGAAGTCGCCCAGCAAGCCGGACCACTTGTCCCGAATGAAAGCCAACTGCCCTTCCAGCGAATCGGGTGAAGCCAGCGCCGGTGCGCGCAGCATATCTACCAGGTTCTGGTTTTCCGGACCAAAGCGCGGACGCGTCTCAAAGTAATCGCGCAGCGCGGCAGTAATTTTTGGATAAGTGCTCTTCGTCGAGAGCTCTTTATCGTCGAACAACTCCTTGAATTTC comes from Terriglobales bacterium and encodes:
- a CDS encoding alpha-amylase family glycosyl hydrolase; protein product: MKKSPTFEFHVSRAARDRYGFDDVLFTLTGNVIFANLKASREFAHRINLARDVEHHPERAVYPAALNAMALIDEALHAVAALYRQQRDPQVMVEALAWFGSRLGDESLDRTLLAFVEHFPSVAVYRGQQTAADWLAASTAGVPHRAVTLEELMMLWLANLNPGFKKFKELFDDKELSTKSTYPKITAALRDYFETRPRFGPENQNLVDMLRAPALASPDSLEGQLAFIRDKWSGLLGDFIQKMLTALDVLKEEELAIWMRFHPPDQQHFGGGPTFGDSSAAAIPHFRGAEQEYERFSPDQHWMPRTVMMAKSAYVWLDQISKAHKRHVHKLDQIPDEELDLLARRGFNGLWLIGVWERSQASQRIKQLCGNPEAVASAYSLREYNIAEDLGGEAAYVNLRNRAWARGIRLASDMVPNHMGIDSRWVIEHPDWFLSLPYSPFPSYSFNGPDLSSDGRVEIKVEDHYFNRSDAAVVFRRVDRWTGNTQYIYHGNDGTSFPWNDTAQLNYLNAEVREAVIQTILHVARMFPIIRFDAAMTLAKRHYQRLWFPEPGTGGAIPSRAEHGLTKAAFDAAMPVEFWREVVDRVAAEVPDTLLLAEAFWFMEGYFVRTLGMHRVYNSAFMNMLRDEENSNYRTVIKNTLTFDPDVLKRYVNFMNNPDERTAVDQFGKGDKYFGICTMMVTLPGLPMFGHGQIEGYSERYGMEYRRAYYDEKPDPWLVSRHEREIVPLLHRRHLFAEVHEFLLYDFFTDDGHVNENVFAYSNREGEERVLVVYHNRYANTRGWIRSSCAYAEKSHGGSHLRQRTLGESFALSTDHSMLVTYRDALTGLAYLQRARDLVERGLCVELHAYQCHVFLEWRDLRDDGTHPWGLLCDTLAGRGVSSLEDALRELQLKPVHDALRAVVDPALAEALADCAAAPESTATKARILSVVDTAMHRAGILLAESQRYVSSGAGKSAGLMPEEKWIGDRDAAEQIFVVQLFAAMRLATLHQEIDDLPAWIGEAAAILPVGDIPHQKAIAIWSTILAWCAVDALGHLQNPLQHEAASTRLFDALRLRDPLGEAFASSGQVDEERWRAAARLRASFAHSSLSTAPFSWVHDPDVAWAIGVHKHEEVSYLVKEQFERLLWWMNLRALLEIAKTQPLDLEKLSLLQKQIQTRMRVAEDAGYRVEMLEQAITSEKQS